A stretch of Myxococcus hansupus DNA encodes these proteins:
- a CDS encoding acyl-CoA carboxylase subunit beta, whose translation MSQDSKLLEKIAQVEKGGAPKYHAKNQEAGKLFARERIRMLVDEGSFVEDAKLANNLDPDLPSDGVIIGVGKVAGRTVAIMANDSTVKAGSWGARTVEKILRIQETARGLRCPLFYLVDSAGARITDQVEMFPGRRGAGRIFYNEVHMSGFVPQVCLLFGPSAAGGAYIPAFCDLVIMVEGNASMYLGSPRMAEMVIGEKVTLEEMGGAKMHCSISGVGDVLVKTEQEAIEAAKKYIGFFPENFSQAPPRAEPKAPKAGGKKVEEIVPVDQNKPFNIHELIYELIDEGSWFEVKKLFAQELVTGLARIDGRPVGIVANQPKYKGGVLFVDSADKAARFIWLCDAFNIPLLYLADVPGFMIGTKVERAGIIRAGAKMISAVSEASVPRICVVVRKAYGAGLYAMSGPGFAPDATLALPGAMIAVMGPEAAVNAVYYNKIQELPEAERPAYVQKLRDEYKQDVDIYKLASELVIDDIIPGNQLRQELAQRYGVYSQRHAPRAEKKHGVYPV comes from the coding sequence ATGTCCCAAGACTCGAAACTGCTGGAGAAGATCGCCCAGGTGGAGAAGGGTGGCGCGCCGAAGTACCACGCCAAGAACCAGGAGGCGGGCAAGCTCTTCGCGCGCGAGCGCATCCGGATGCTCGTGGATGAGGGCTCCTTCGTGGAGGACGCGAAGCTCGCCAACAACCTGGACCCGGACCTGCCCTCGGATGGTGTCATCATTGGCGTGGGCAAGGTGGCCGGTCGCACCGTGGCCATCATGGCCAACGACTCCACCGTGAAGGCCGGAAGCTGGGGCGCCCGCACCGTGGAGAAGATCCTCCGCATCCAGGAGACGGCCCGCGGCCTGCGCTGCCCGCTGTTCTACCTGGTGGACTCCGCCGGCGCCCGCATCACCGACCAGGTGGAGATGTTCCCCGGCCGCCGAGGCGCGGGCCGCATCTTCTACAACGAGGTGCACATGTCCGGCTTCGTGCCGCAGGTGTGCCTCCTCTTCGGTCCCTCCGCCGCAGGTGGCGCGTACATCCCCGCGTTCTGCGACCTGGTCATCATGGTGGAGGGCAACGCCTCCATGTACCTGGGCAGCCCGCGCATGGCGGAGATGGTCATTGGTGAGAAGGTGACGCTGGAGGAGATGGGCGGCGCGAAGATGCACTGCTCCATCTCCGGCGTGGGCGACGTGCTGGTGAAGACGGAGCAGGAGGCCATCGAGGCGGCCAAGAAGTACATCGGCTTCTTCCCGGAGAACTTCTCCCAGGCCCCGCCGCGCGCCGAGCCCAAGGCCCCCAAGGCCGGCGGCAAGAAGGTGGAGGAGATCGTCCCCGTCGACCAGAACAAGCCCTTCAACATCCATGAGCTCATCTACGAGCTCATCGACGAGGGGAGCTGGTTCGAGGTGAAGAAGCTCTTCGCCCAGGAGCTGGTCACTGGCCTGGCCCGCATCGACGGCCGCCCGGTGGGCATCGTCGCCAACCAGCCCAAGTACAAGGGCGGCGTGCTGTTCGTGGACAGCGCGGACAAGGCGGCCCGCTTCATCTGGTTGTGTGATGCATTCAACATCCCGCTGCTCTACCTGGCGGACGTGCCGGGCTTCATGATTGGCACCAAGGTGGAGCGCGCCGGCATCATCCGCGCGGGCGCGAAGATGATCTCCGCCGTGTCGGAAGCCAGCGTGCCCCGCATCTGCGTGGTGGTCCGCAAGGCCTACGGCGCCGGCCTCTACGCCATGAGCGGCCCCGGGTTCGCGCCGGATGCCACCCTGGCCCTGCCGGGCGCGATGATCGCCGTCATGGGCCCGGAGGCGGCGGTGAACGCCGTCTACTACAACAAGATTCAAGAGCTGCCCGAGGCGGAGCGTCCCGCCTACGTCCAGAAGCTGCGCGACGAGTACAAGCAGGACGTGGACATCTACAAACTGGCGAGCGAGCTCGTCATCGACGACATCATTCCGGGAAATCAGCTCCGCCAGGAGCTGGCCCAGCGTTATGGCGTGTATTCGCAGCGCCACGCGCCCCGTGCCGAGAAGAAGCACGGCGTCTATCCGGTTTGA
- a CDS encoding YtxH domain-containing protein, protein MFAAKKGKWMAKGIARSDLYRKWLAHKLVNDLPRAARNRWDDFEPDDVLRHVGLTTYKPVRSSLGGLGVFLLGVAAGSVAALLLAPQKGTELRTTVKDKATAYMNKQNVNLGQERTANA, encoded by the coding sequence ATGTTCGCAGCGAAGAAAGGCAAGTGGATGGCGAAGGGGATTGCCCGGAGCGACCTGTATCGCAAGTGGCTGGCCCACAAGCTCGTCAACGACCTCCCCCGCGCGGCCAGGAACCGCTGGGATGACTTCGAGCCGGATGACGTGCTGCGGCATGTCGGGTTGACCACCTACAAGCCGGTGCGCTCGAGCCTGGGCGGGCTGGGTGTGTTCCTGCTCGGCGTGGCGGCGGGCAGCGTGGCCGCGCTCCTGCTCGCGCCCCAGAAGGGCACCGAGCTGCGCACCACGGTGAAGGACAAGGCCACGGCCTACATGAACAAGCAGAACGTCAACCTGGGTCAGGAGCGGACCGCCAACGCGTGA
- a CDS encoding enoyl-CoA hydratase-related protein, translated as MPEFKVDARGPIEIWTIDGESRRNAISRAMLQELGEMVTRVSSSREVRAVVITGAGDKAFCAGADLKERATMAEDEVRAFLDGLRRTFRALEKSDCVFIAAINGAAFGGGTELALACDLRVAAPAAELGLTEVKLGIIPGGGGTQRLTRLVGPGRAKDLILTARRINAAEAFSVGLVNRLAPEGHLLAVAYGLAESVVENAPIAVATAKHAIDEGTGLELDDALALELRKYEEILKTEDRLEGLRAFAEKRAPVYKGR; from the coding sequence ATGCCGGAGTTCAAGGTCGACGCACGGGGTCCCATCGAGATCTGGACCATCGACGGCGAGAGCCGCCGCAACGCCATCAGCCGCGCCATGCTCCAGGAGCTGGGCGAGATGGTGACGCGCGTGTCCTCCAGCCGCGAAGTGCGCGCCGTCGTCATCACCGGCGCGGGCGACAAGGCCTTCTGCGCCGGCGCCGACCTCAAGGAGCGCGCCACCATGGCGGAGGACGAGGTCCGCGCCTTCCTGGACGGCCTGCGCCGCACCTTCCGCGCGCTGGAGAAGAGCGACTGTGTCTTCATCGCCGCCATCAACGGCGCGGCCTTCGGCGGTGGCACCGAGCTGGCGCTCGCGTGTGACTTGCGCGTGGCGGCCCCCGCCGCGGAGCTGGGCCTCACCGAGGTGAAGCTGGGCATCATCCCCGGCGGCGGCGGGACGCAGCGGCTGACGCGCCTGGTGGGTCCGGGCCGCGCGAAGGATCTCATCCTCACCGCCCGGCGCATCAACGCGGCGGAGGCCTTCAGCGTGGGCCTGGTGAACCGGCTGGCGCCGGAAGGGCACCTGCTGGCAGTGGCCTACGGACTGGCGGAGTCGGTGGTGGAGAACGCGCCCATCGCCGTGGCCACGGCCAAGCACGCCATCGACGAGGGCACGGGCCTGGAGCTGGACGACGCGCTGGCGCTGGAGCTGCGCAAGTACGAGGAGATCCTCAAGACGGAGGACCGGCTGGAGGGCCTGCGCGCCTTCGCCGAGAAGCGCGCCCCCGTCTACAAGGGCCGCTAG
- a CDS encoding TIM44-like domain-containing protein, whose amino-acid sequence MAMPLRSISHRLSRWAPWLPALAFMALMLPLEALARGGGGEHYSRPSSGSGGRGGDGDGVGIYFVYQLLSLVFRYPKVMIPLLCIGGVVYWLYRRNLHPDATTRRAFEQQEAYQRTQVSQRDVQGWVNALRLKDRAFELEPMLDKTKWLFLELQKAWFLRDMSPVRPFLSDATFQRFGVQLELMRAQGVRDAITDFEVLELQLIGLEQSEWFDSIHVRVHARMRDTDVPASFSDAQATEAARKVPSEAFTEVWTFVRKPGAQTRIGADLFQGKCPNCGAPFKGGAANTCEFCGAVVNSGNYDWTLSEITQGIEHAPYHKTVDGLMQAREADPALNLEMLEDRASLLFWKWIDAQSRGDTKPLAKVARADTVQRLEAEVDGLRRQGRRRVFLECAVGSADVRTFQVDPQGYDVAHVEIRWSARMGVGPLNERPPSLPTVPQRFIFTLTRKHGATTNTANGMSTDRCPQCNAPLTNSAATDCEYCGTALASGERDWVLSAARSYEAWNAAEDSRFRAVPPRRAAAPRAQRNEHAQGSEDAVMDVQERQRLLYMMAAIAAADGEVTAAERKLLKLCSERWGVSWDNVEMALRSGPQLFERLVPRGSPEAEVFLRNIVEMALVDGRIDRKERRMLESAAAHLGLQDRLESMLGGQ is encoded by the coding sequence ATGGCCATGCCTCTGCGCTCCATCTCGCACCGACTCTCCCGGTGGGCCCCCTGGCTGCCCGCCCTGGCCTTCATGGCACTCATGCTCCCGCTGGAGGCCCTGGCCCGCGGCGGTGGCGGCGAGCACTACTCCCGCCCCTCGTCCGGCAGCGGTGGCCGCGGCGGCGATGGTGACGGCGTCGGCATCTATTTCGTCTACCAGCTCCTCAGCCTGGTGTTCCGGTACCCGAAGGTCATGATTCCGCTGCTGTGCATTGGCGGCGTCGTGTACTGGCTATACCGGCGCAACCTGCACCCGGACGCCACCACGCGGCGCGCCTTCGAGCAGCAGGAGGCCTACCAGCGCACGCAGGTGTCCCAGCGGGACGTGCAGGGCTGGGTGAACGCGCTGCGGTTGAAGGACCGCGCGTTCGAGCTCGAGCCGATGCTCGACAAGACGAAGTGGCTGTTCCTGGAGCTGCAGAAGGCGTGGTTCCTGCGGGACATGTCGCCGGTGCGGCCCTTCTTGTCGGACGCCACGTTCCAGCGCTTCGGCGTGCAGTTGGAGCTCATGCGCGCGCAGGGCGTGCGTGACGCCATCACCGACTTCGAGGTGCTGGAGCTCCAGTTGATTGGTCTGGAGCAGAGCGAGTGGTTCGACAGCATCCACGTGCGCGTGCACGCGCGCATGCGGGACACGGACGTGCCCGCGTCCTTCAGCGACGCGCAGGCCACGGAGGCCGCGCGCAAGGTGCCCAGCGAGGCCTTCACGGAGGTGTGGACCTTCGTGCGCAAGCCGGGGGCGCAGACGCGCATTGGCGCGGACCTGTTCCAGGGCAAGTGCCCCAACTGCGGCGCGCCCTTCAAGGGCGGCGCGGCCAACACCTGCGAGTTCTGCGGCGCGGTGGTGAACTCCGGCAACTACGACTGGACGCTCTCCGAAATCACGCAGGGCATCGAGCACGCGCCGTACCACAAGACGGTGGACGGACTGATGCAGGCGCGCGAGGCCGACCCGGCGCTCAACCTGGAGATGCTGGAGGACCGCGCGTCGCTGCTGTTCTGGAAGTGGATTGACGCGCAGAGCCGCGGGGACACGAAGCCGCTGGCCAAGGTGGCCCGCGCGGACACCGTGCAGCGGCTGGAGGCGGAGGTGGACGGGCTGCGCCGCCAGGGCCGCCGCCGCGTGTTCCTGGAGTGCGCCGTGGGCTCCGCGGACGTGCGGACGTTCCAGGTGGACCCGCAGGGGTACGACGTGGCGCACGTGGAGATTCGCTGGAGCGCGCGCATGGGCGTGGGTCCCCTCAACGAGCGGCCCCCTTCCCTGCCCACGGTGCCGCAGCGCTTCATCTTCACGCTCACGCGCAAGCACGGCGCGACGACGAACACCGCCAACGGCATGTCCACGGACCGGTGCCCGCAGTGCAACGCGCCGCTGACGAACAGCGCGGCCACGGACTGCGAGTACTGCGGCACGGCGCTGGCGAGTGGTGAACGGGACTGGGTGCTCTCGGCGGCGCGCTCGTATGAGGCGTGGAACGCGGCCGAGGACTCGCGGTTCCGGGCCGTGCCTCCGCGCCGGGCGGCGGCGCCTCGGGCGCAGCGGAATGAGCACGCGCAGGGCTCGGAGGACGCGGTCATGGACGTCCAGGAGCGGCAGCGGCTGCTCTACATGATGGCCGCCATCGCCGCGGCCGACGGCGAGGTGACGGCCGCGGAGCGCAAGCTGCTCAAGCTGTGCTCGGAGCGCTGGGGCGTGTCCTGGGACAACGTGGAGATGGCGCTCCGCTCAGGGCCGCAGCTCTTCGAACGGCTGGTGCCGCGCGGCAGCCCCGAGGCCGAGGTGTTCCTTCGCAACATCGTGGAGATGGCGCTGGTGGACGGGCGCATCGACCGGAAGGAGCGGCGGATGCTGGAGAGCGCCGCCGCGCACCTGGGGCTTCAGGACCGGTTGGAGTCCATGCTCGGAGGGCAGTAG
- a CDS encoding methyl-accepting chemotaxis protein, with protein MNVSLDPVVLARRSQALFDAHQASLGRRTDRMFSGLMVLQWVAGLVVALVVAPRTWAGTSSTVHPHVWAAAGLGFLIASLPIALAWTRPGRESTRLTIAVAQALVSGLLIHLTDGRIETHFHIFGSLALLAMYRDLRVLFLYSGVVAVDHVLRNLYWPFSIFGTETASLWRALEHIGWVVFENVFLVIGGRGAVKDAKELAARQAWLELSQGEVRTRVVEPLVDSARALTDATRTLVASTDAQREVLSRQSAALAQTQVAANEMQQASSVAARQADAILASTLQAGDVGSTAESMLGRSMTGLEGIREQVMEIAGLLRGLDGQARQLSSITLTVKDLADQSNLVAVNAAIEAARAGEQGRGFAVVASEMRRLAQQSVRAAGQVGTALDSAHQSLQQVVVLSLKGADRMAQDLEVVRASGESLRGLSSMLRTSSEGVQQISAAVSRQAAGVAQISSAVDELSAMMKQTLGRLEQTNAAAGTLRAVTGRVHGVIETYEDAGPTEATQSA; from the coding sequence ATGAACGTCTCGCTTGATCCGGTCGTCCTCGCGCGACGCTCCCAGGCGCTCTTCGATGCCCATCAGGCATCCCTGGGGCGCCGCACGGACCGGATGTTCTCCGGGTTGATGGTGCTCCAGTGGGTGGCGGGGCTCGTCGTGGCCCTGGTGGTGGCGCCACGGACGTGGGCGGGCACCTCCAGCACGGTGCATCCGCATGTCTGGGCGGCGGCGGGGCTGGGGTTCCTGATCGCGAGCCTCCCCATCGCGCTGGCCTGGACGCGTCCGGGGCGGGAGTCCACGCGGCTCACCATCGCGGTGGCGCAGGCGCTGGTGTCCGGGCTGCTCATCCACCTGACGGATGGGCGCATTGAAACGCACTTCCACATCTTCGGCTCCTTGGCGCTGCTGGCCATGTACCGGGACTTGCGAGTGCTGTTCCTCTACTCGGGCGTGGTGGCCGTGGACCACGTGCTGCGCAACCTGTACTGGCCCTTCTCCATCTTCGGCACGGAGACGGCCAGCCTCTGGCGGGCGCTGGAGCACATCGGTTGGGTGGTGTTCGAGAACGTGTTCCTCGTCATCGGCGGCCGGGGCGCGGTGAAGGACGCGAAGGAGCTGGCCGCGCGGCAGGCGTGGCTGGAGCTGTCGCAGGGCGAGGTGCGCACGCGGGTGGTGGAGCCGCTGGTGGATTCGGCGCGGGCGCTGACGGACGCGACGCGGACGCTCGTGGCGAGCACGGACGCGCAGCGGGAGGTGTTGTCGCGGCAGTCCGCGGCGCTCGCGCAGACGCAGGTGGCGGCGAACGAGATGCAGCAGGCGTCCTCGGTGGCGGCGCGGCAGGCGGATGCCATCCTGGCCTCGACGCTCCAGGCGGGCGACGTGGGCAGCACGGCGGAGTCCATGCTGGGGCGGAGCATGACGGGGCTGGAAGGCATCCGCGAGCAGGTGATGGAGATCGCGGGCCTGCTGCGCGGGCTCGACGGTCAGGCGCGGCAGTTGTCGAGCATCACCCTGACGGTGAAGGACCTGGCGGACCAGTCGAACCTGGTGGCGGTGAACGCGGCCATCGAGGCGGCGCGCGCGGGGGAGCAGGGCCGCGGCTTCGCGGTGGTGGCGTCGGAGATGCGCCGACTGGCGCAGCAGTCCGTGCGCGCGGCCGGGCAGGTGGGCACTGCCCTGGACTCCGCCCATCAATCATTGCAGCAGGTGGTGGTGCTCAGCCTGAAGGGCGCGGACCGGATGGCGCAGGACCTGGAGGTGGTTCGGGCCTCCGGCGAAAGCCTGCGGGGGCTGTCCTCGATGCTCCGGACCAGCTCGGAGGGGGTGCAGCAAATCTCCGCGGCGGTGAGCCGGCAGGCCGCGGGCGTGGCGCAGATCTCCAGCGCGGTGGATGAGCTGTCCGCGATGATGAAGCAGACCCTGGGCCGGCTGGAGCAGACGAACGCCGCGGCGGGGACGCTGCGCGCCGTGACGGGCCGGGTCCACGGCGTCATCGAGACCTATGAAGACGCCGGGCCCACCGAGGCGACGCAGAGCGCGTGA
- a CDS encoding hydroxymethylglutaryl-CoA lyase: MAEMNEHSRMRLGWLGQLPKRVDVYEVGPRDGLQNELRTLPTRDKARLINALVAAGEKRIEVTSFVSPKWIPQLADAEELLRLVGRREGVVFSALVPNLKGLERAKEAGLQEAAIFISASEAHSKKNINKSIAEALAGAREVTGAALQAGMQVRGYLSTVWGCPYEGDVPVERVVDICRQLVDAGIYQLSLGDTIGIGTPRQTEVLLEALLKHIPVEKLALHLHDTRGTALANALVGLSAGVTTFDASIGGLGGCPYAPGAAGNLATEDAVFMLHGMGVDTGINLDRLVEAGEIAQELIGRKLAGKYLQAALGEREKKASRRAQT, encoded by the coding sequence ATGGCTGAGATGAACGAACACTCCAGGATGCGGCTGGGCTGGCTCGGCCAGTTGCCCAAGCGGGTCGACGTCTACGAGGTCGGCCCCCGGGACGGCTTGCAGAACGAGCTGCGCACGCTGCCCACCCGGGACAAGGCACGGCTCATCAACGCGCTGGTCGCCGCGGGGGAGAAGCGCATCGAGGTGACGTCGTTCGTGTCACCGAAGTGGATTCCCCAGTTGGCGGACGCGGAGGAGCTGCTTCGGCTGGTGGGCCGGCGTGAAGGCGTCGTGTTCTCCGCGCTGGTGCCCAACCTCAAGGGGCTGGAGCGCGCCAAGGAGGCGGGCCTGCAGGAGGCCGCCATCTTCATCTCGGCGTCCGAGGCCCACTCGAAGAAGAACATCAACAAGTCCATCGCCGAGGCCCTGGCGGGCGCACGGGAAGTCACCGGCGCCGCGCTCCAGGCGGGCATGCAGGTGCGTGGCTACCTGTCCACCGTGTGGGGCTGCCCCTACGAGGGCGACGTCCCCGTGGAGCGGGTGGTGGACATCTGCCGCCAGCTCGTGGACGCGGGCATCTACCAGCTCAGCCTGGGGGACACGATTGGCATTGGCACTCCCCGGCAGACGGAGGTGCTGCTGGAGGCGCTGCTGAAGCACATCCCCGTGGAGAAGCTGGCGCTGCACCTGCACGACACGCGGGGCACGGCCCTGGCCAACGCGCTGGTGGGCCTGTCCGCGGGCGTCACGACCTTCGACGCGAGCATTGGTGGCCTGGGCGGCTGTCCCTACGCGCCCGGCGCGGCCGGAAACCTGGCCACGGAGGACGCCGTCTTCATGCTGCATGGCATGGGCGTGGACACCGGCATCAACCTGGACCGGCTCGTGGAGGCCGGTGAGATCGCCCAGGAGCTGATTGGCCGGAAGCTGGCGGGCAAGTACCTCCAGGCCGCCTTGGGCGAGCGTGAGAAGAAGGCCTCTCGGCGCGCCCAGACGTGA
- a CDS encoding class I SAM-dependent methyltransferase: MSFFGELYLRSTLPFLSEAVTAREVDFLARAFAEVPGPAPVVDLGCGHGRHAARLNTSGPLAGRVIGLELDALSLSTRRPGFPAVQGDLRALPFREASLAGAYAWYSTLAAFTDAEHVHILREVARVLRPGGRWVFQTVPYERMEASPQAAFRQSLPDGSVLEESSHFDPRTGRDTGLRTLTTPDGRCLRASYSLRYYPLAEWVRLLESTGFSVMWVKGGLEGEPLGPQSTDLIVGAERRHG, from the coding sequence ATGAGCTTCTTCGGGGAGCTCTACCTGCGCAGCACGCTGCCGTTCCTGTCGGAGGCCGTCACCGCGCGCGAGGTGGACTTCCTGGCCCGCGCCTTCGCGGAAGTGCCCGGGCCCGCGCCAGTGGTGGACCTGGGGTGTGGCCATGGCCGTCACGCGGCGCGGCTCAACACCTCGGGCCCGTTGGCGGGGCGCGTCATCGGCCTGGAGTTGGATGCGCTGTCGTTGTCCACGCGTCGCCCCGGCTTTCCGGCGGTGCAGGGGGATTTGCGGGCCCTGCCGTTCCGCGAGGCGTCCTTGGCCGGGGCCTACGCGTGGTACTCGACGCTGGCCGCCTTCACGGACGCCGAGCACGTGCACATCCTCCGCGAGGTCGCGCGCGTGCTGCGGCCAGGAGGACGGTGGGTGTTCCAAACGGTGCCGTACGAGCGGATGGAGGCGTCGCCCCAGGCGGCCTTCCGCCAGTCGCTGCCGGACGGAAGCGTGTTGGAGGAGTCGAGCCACTTCGACCCCCGGACGGGCCGGGACACGGGGCTGCGCACGCTGACGACACCCGACGGGCGTTGCCTGCGCGCGTCATACTCCCTTCGTTACTATCCCCTTGCGGAATGGGTTCGGCTGTTGGAAAGCACGGGGTTTTCGGTGATGTGGGTGAAGGGCGGCTTGGAGGGTGAGCCGCTGGGCCCGCAGTCGACCGACCTCATCGTGGGAGCGGAGCGCCGCCATGGCTGA
- a CDS encoding aminotransferase class I/II-fold pyridoxal phosphate-dependent enzyme → MSRPVAAQRVTRFATTVFSEFSALAAKHGAVNLGQGFPDFDGPDAIKEAAQRAIRDGGNQYAMGAGARELRVAIAEHSARFYGQTVDPDTMVTVTSGATEAILDTLLGLVDPGDEVVAFEPFYDSYDANITFVGATARYVPLRPPDAGHAQWWFDRDEVRAAFGPRTRLLILNTPHNPTGKVFTRDELSFLAELCAEHDVKVLSDEVYEHIVFAPARHLRPATLPGLAERTVTVSSGGKTFSLTGWKVGWVIAPPPLRDAVQRAHQFVTFATAAPLQAAMAAALRLPDAYFDGLAAFYLAKRERLLTGLREAGLTAFTPEGSYFILADIARRGFADDVAFCRHLVSEVGVAAIPPSVFYGPEHRHLGQGLARFAFCKTEAVLDEAVRRLRAGLRAR, encoded by the coding sequence ATGTCCAGGCCCGTAGCCGCGCAGCGCGTCACCCGGTTCGCCACCACCGTCTTCTCCGAGTTCAGCGCCCTGGCCGCGAAGCACGGCGCGGTGAACCTGGGCCAGGGGTTCCCGGACTTCGACGGGCCGGACGCCATCAAGGAGGCCGCGCAGCGCGCCATCCGTGACGGGGGCAACCAGTACGCGATGGGGGCCGGGGCCCGGGAGCTGCGCGTGGCCATCGCCGAGCACTCGGCGCGCTTCTACGGCCAGACGGTGGACCCGGACACCATGGTGACGGTGACCAGCGGCGCCACCGAGGCCATCCTCGACACGCTGCTGGGGCTGGTGGACCCGGGCGACGAGGTGGTGGCGTTCGAGCCCTTCTACGATTCCTACGACGCCAACATCACCTTCGTGGGCGCCACCGCGCGTTACGTGCCGCTGCGACCACCCGATGCCGGACACGCGCAGTGGTGGTTCGACCGGGACGAGGTCCGCGCCGCCTTTGGCCCGCGCACCCGGCTGCTCATCCTCAACACGCCCCACAATCCCACGGGCAAGGTGTTCACCCGGGACGAGCTGTCCTTCCTGGCGGAGCTGTGCGCCGAGCACGACGTGAAGGTGCTGTCCGACGAGGTGTACGAGCACATCGTCTTCGCGCCCGCGCGGCACCTGCGGCCCGCGACGCTGCCCGGCCTGGCCGAGCGCACGGTGACGGTGAGCAGCGGCGGCAAGACGTTCAGCCTCACCGGGTGGAAGGTGGGCTGGGTCATCGCGCCGCCGCCGCTGCGAGACGCCGTCCAGCGCGCCCACCAGTTCGTCACCTTCGCCACCGCCGCGCCGTTGCAGGCCGCGATGGCGGCGGCGCTGCGGCTGCCGGACGCGTACTTCGACGGGCTGGCCGCGTTCTATCTGGCGAAGCGGGAGCGGCTGCTCACCGGGCTGCGCGAGGCCGGGCTGACGGCATTCACGCCGGAGGGCAGCTACTTCATCCTCGCGGACATCGCTCGCCGGGGCTTCGCCGATGACGTGGCCTTCTGCCGCCACCTCGTGTCGGAGGTCGGCGTGGCGGCGATTCCGCCCAGTGTCTTCTACGGCCCGGAGCACCGGCACCTGGGACAGGGGCTGGCCCGCTTCGCCTTCTGCAAGACGGAGGCGGTGTTGGATGAGGCCGTGCGCCGGCTGCGCGCGGGTCTGCGGGCACGATGA
- a CDS encoding phosphatase PAP2 family protein, which produces MDLIIAVSCALAALVLVGPGHWAPGALRAALLFTLMGMGPLVLRTVAASYPGHRWPDIVADWWLLPTAVMTHGWLSPLVDALNPLLKDAQLVAADQRLFGLQAAVVLARIVPTWLNDVLLVCYYGHFIWALVLGLVLYRRPGGAEYEEYLTALGLLFCLNYAAYALVPAIGPRYFLVDAFDGPLRGTVAPLLDSVMRTPMFARDCFPSGHTGATLLVFYYAWRYSRRTFWVVLLPGLGLIAATLVGRFHYATDLLCSVPLVMVVAGLAMGVSRASRQREVVKDARSVPVDAIVRP; this is translated from the coding sequence GTGGACCTCATCATCGCGGTGTCGTGCGCGCTGGCGGCGCTGGTGCTCGTGGGGCCCGGCCACTGGGCACCCGGGGCCTTGCGCGCCGCGCTGCTGTTCACGCTGATGGGCATGGGGCCGCTCGTCCTGCGGACCGTGGCCGCGTCGTATCCGGGACACCGCTGGCCGGACATCGTCGCGGACTGGTGGCTGCTGCCCACGGCGGTGATGACGCACGGTTGGCTGTCGCCGCTCGTGGACGCCCTCAACCCCCTGCTCAAGGACGCGCAGTTGGTGGCGGCCGACCAGCGGCTCTTCGGCTTGCAGGCCGCGGTGGTGCTGGCGCGCATCGTCCCCACCTGGCTCAACGACGTGTTGCTGGTCTGCTACTACGGCCACTTCATCTGGGCGCTGGTGCTGGGGCTGGTGCTCTACCGCCGGCCAGGAGGCGCGGAGTATGAGGAGTACCTCACCGCGCTGGGCCTGCTCTTCTGCCTCAACTACGCGGCCTATGCGTTGGTGCCCGCGATAGGGCCGCGCTACTTCCTGGTGGACGCGTTCGACGGGCCGCTGCGGGGCACGGTGGCGCCGCTGCTGGACTCCGTGATGCGCACGCCGATGTTCGCCCGGGACTGCTTCCCGTCCGGACACACCGGCGCCACGCTGCTGGTGTTCTATTATGCGTGGCGGTACTCGCGCCGGACGTTCTGGGTGGTGTTGCTGCCGGGCCTGGGGCTGATCGCCGCCACGTTGGTGGGCCGCTTCCACTACGCCACGGACCTGCTGTGCTCGGTGCCGCTGGTGATGGTGGTGGCGGGGCTGGCCATGGGCGTGTCGCGGGCCTCCCGGCAGCGCGAGGTGGTGAAGGACGCGCGTTCCGTCCCGGTGGACGCTATCGTCAGGCCCTGA